In Desulfurobacterium atlanticum, one genomic interval encodes:
- a CDS encoding OmpA family protein, protein MRIKILPLLFVVSTAVSISGCVKQTETVIPAKPEKYQTEVKKENVAPEKPLEKKQLVKSKKPAEPLTVKVLKNSIHQSPKFKLTDYVLKKEVENFKKETGVEVVPVYPMFPVEIKNRKFVLFEEPDKVRIVVKDSYIFEINRENIKNTKLLDSLAKNFGKYLIVIATYFDNSGSAQFNSYITEKRAEVIRSYLQRLGISSGNILAKGCGDKNPIAPNSSVEGRALNRRVEFYIYPPEAIVDRVCEAR, encoded by the coding sequence GTGAGGATTAAAATTTTACCATTATTGTTTGTAGTATCAACGGCAGTTTCTATTTCAGGATGTGTTAAGCAAACAGAAACAGTGATTCCAGCTAAACCAGAAAAATATCAAACGGAAGTGAAAAAAGAAAATGTTGCACCTGAGAAACCTTTAGAAAAGAAGCAATTGGTAAAGTCAAAAAAACCTGCAGAACCTTTAACTGTGAAGGTTCTTAAAAATTCAATTCACCAGTCTCCAAAATTTAAACTTACAGATTATGTTTTGAAAAAAGAGGTTGAAAATTTTAAAAAAGAAACGGGAGTTGAGGTTGTTCCTGTATATCCAATGTTTCCAGTTGAGATAAAAAATAGAAAGTTTGTTCTTTTTGAAGAACCTGACAAAGTCAGGATAGTTGTTAAAGACTCATACATTTTTGAAATTAACAGAGAAAATATTAAAAATACAAAGCTTCTTGATAGCTTAGCAAAAAATTTTGGGAAATATCTGATAGTAATCGCAACTTACTTTGATAATAGTGGCAGCGCGCAGTTTAATTCCTATATTACAGAAAAGAGGGCTGAAGTTATTAGAAGTTATTTGCAAAGACTTGGAATAAGCAGTGGTAATATACTTGCAAAAGGGTGCGGAGATAAGAATCCTATAGCACCAAACAGTTCTGTGGAAGGAAGAGCCTTGAATAGAAGAGTTGAGTTTTACATATATCCTCCTGAAGCAATAGTTGATAGGGTGTGTGAAGCAAGATGA
- a CDS encoding glutamate-5-semialdehyde dehydrogenase — translation MEIREIAQKAKKVSFGLTSISTEIKNRTLLTAAKLIDEKRALIKMENEKDLKTAEEKGLSKAMIDRLLLNDKRIKGMIDVLYDVAKMEDPVGSVIKMWKRPNGLKIGKMRVPLGVVGIIYESRPNVTVEAASLCIKSSNAIILKGGKEAINSNRILVNILKEAADIEGFPPEAIQFVDSTDRSVVKEMVQLDEYIDVIIPRGGEGLIRFVAENSRIPVIKHYKGVCHVYVDKFADLEKAWDICFNAKVQRPGVCNAMETMLVHSEIADGFMPEMIRRFKKAGVELRGCERARSYDSKYIKPATEEDWYAEYLDLILAVRIVDSLEEAINHINTYGSHHSDAIVTENYTNGMRFLSDVDSAAVYINASTRFTDGNVFGLGAEMGISTDKIHVRGPMGLEDLTIPKYIIFGDGQVRE, via the coding sequence ATGGAGATAAGAGAAATTGCACAGAAAGCAAAGAAAGTGAGCTTTGGCTTAACAAGCATATCAACAGAAATCAAAAACAGAACTCTCTTGACTGCTGCAAAGTTAATTGATGAAAAAAGAGCGTTAATTAAAATGGAAAATGAGAAAGATTTAAAAACAGCCGAAGAGAAAGGTTTATCTAAAGCAATGATAGACAGACTCCTGCTTAACGACAAGAGAATTAAAGGAATGATTGATGTTCTTTACGATGTTGCCAAAATGGAAGATCCTGTTGGTTCTGTTATAAAAATGTGGAAACGGCCTAACGGATTGAAAATAGGTAAGATGAGAGTTCCCCTTGGAGTTGTAGGAATAATATATGAGTCAAGACCAAATGTTACTGTGGAGGCAGCATCCCTTTGCATAAAAAGTTCAAACGCAATAATCTTAAAAGGTGGAAAGGAAGCTATAAATTCTAACAGGATTCTTGTTAACATTTTAAAGGAAGCTGCTGACATAGAAGGTTTTCCTCCTGAAGCTATCCAGTTTGTTGATTCAACAGATAGGAGTGTTGTGAAAGAGATGGTTCAGCTTGATGAATATATAGATGTGATAATACCAAGGGGTGGTGAAGGCCTCATAAGATTTGTAGCTGAAAATTCCCGCATTCCTGTTATAAAACACTATAAAGGTGTATGCCATGTGTATGTTGATAAATTTGCAGATTTAGAGAAAGCGTGGGACATCTGCTTTAATGCTAAAGTCCAAAGACCTGGCGTGTGCAACGCGATGGAAACGATGCTTGTTCACAGTGAAATAGCAGACGGCTTCATGCCTGAGATGATAAGAAGATTTAAGAAAGCAGGAGTTGAACTGAGAGGTTGTGAAAGAGCAAGAAGTTATGACAGTAAATATATCAAGCCAGCTACAGAAGAGGACTGGTATGCCGAATACCTTGACCTTATTTTAGCTGTTAGAATAGTTGATTCTCTTGAAGAAGCTATAAACCATATCAACACTTACGGTTCTCACCACAGTGATGCAATCGTTACAGAAAATTACACAAATGGAATGAGATTTTTAAGTGATGTTGACTCTGCTGCCGTTTACATAAACGCTTCAACAAGATTTACAGACGGAAATGTGTTTGGGCTTGGAGCGGAGATGGGAATTTCAACAGATAAAATTCATGTAAGAGGACCTATGGGACTTGAAGATTTAACAATTCCAAAATACATAATTTTTGGTGATGGTCAGGTAAGGGAGTAA
- the nadD gene encoding nicotinate-nucleotide adenylyltransferase, translating into MKEALFGGSFNPVHIGHLVIARDVLESFGFDKIVFVPAKIQPLKGKLSLPSSLRLKLLETATADIEYFSVWDYEIRKDGVSYTVDTLKEYVRIKGKQPVFIMGGDSFSSLHLWKSPEKILEIAKIIVVKRPGREIDISKLLGEIGVKKVVKFSTVKEKNSLSEADIFVLDGRLIEISSTEIRKRLEEKKDIRFLVPDRCISLLKQFYS; encoded by the coding sequence ATGAAAGAGGCTCTTTTTGGAGGAAGCTTTAATCCTGTTCACATAGGACATCTCGTAATTGCACGGGATGTCCTTGAATCTTTTGGCTTTGACAAAATTGTTTTTGTTCCTGCTAAAATTCAGCCGTTAAAAGGTAAACTTTCCCTTCCTTCCTCTTTAAGGTTAAAGCTCCTTGAAACAGCAACAGCAGATATTGAATATTTCTCTGTGTGGGATTATGAAATCAGGAAAGACGGAGTCTCCTACACGGTTGATACTTTAAAAGAGTATGTAAGGATAAAAGGGAAACAACCTGTCTTTATTATGGGTGGTGATTCCTTTAGCTCTTTACATTTATGGAAATCTCCAGAGAAAATTCTTGAGATAGCAAAGATAATTGTTGTCAAAAGACCCGGAAGAGAGATTGATATTAGCAAACTGCTTGGTGAAATAGGTGTAAAGAAAGTTGTTAAATTCTCAACCGTTAAAGAGAAAAACTCTTTAAGCGAGGCCGATATATTTGTTCTTGACGGCAGATTGATTGAAATAAGCTCCACCGAAATAAGAAAACGTCTTGAAGAGAAAAAAGATATTAGATTTCTTGTTCCAGATAGGTGTATTTCTTTACTAAAACAGTTTTATTCCTGA
- a CDS encoding PQQ-binding-like beta-propeller repeat protein, translating to MKPLSEEILKAIENKKEKIALKEGSYKLDGLIKLKSSLKIKGEGKDKTVIEIDILFSGNHQVEIQDTTLKVRRFISNKNIRTENADFICDETITSIATSVEEFKKLLKEKTDQIWLTEGIFKVDKLYIRSNLIGEGKDKTKIVAEESVVENVTLESLTLEAETFTEKEKFKSKDINLAFRTLLIKKDFLEKEVDDRFLKHLKVDKDGTLYASDGYFLYALNKAKTLKWKFPLEHINSSFKVKYPENLKVLLKIVFKECKSFSKRKLEELTKKILPDEKDSLESIIGDVFASKNTEHIKYLFKRLKQHNFYELEISKIFDWETCFKDKARISIGDDGTIYIFPSSYAFAINPDGSPKWKNNRELLRDFFFYIVTKDTIYYSSRFLQTLALNLDGSIKWKFKHDKDEEIRKLEIDSEGTLYVVTETLLYAVNPDGSLKWKFSPQFQEPEFHISFTGDQIISEDIIFDFKILEKDKKKTIYICTRKFLYSIDSTGRVNWQFKIENGKLPTKLEIDRKNNTVYLLSFNDGIYALNFDGLLKWRFKEESSKSNYFGTSWEYMLLGNDGTVYTTDTLSVYSIDSEGFVKWKFSPGKEDSIERIGKIEFKDDGKLFVLTNDKLYLLKNDGHVKWEFQPSIKEHEYLQNLTILNKDAVAVLIKKANESSYLSESFDSFSSYVIYTDTDF from the coding sequence ATGAAGCCATTATCGGAAGAGATTTTAAAAGCGATAGAGAATAAAAAAGAAAAAATAGCTCTTAAAGAAGGTAGCTATAAGTTGGACGGTTTAATTAAACTAAAATCTTCTTTAAAAATAAAAGGAGAAGGAAAAGATAAAACTGTTATTGAAATAGACATTCTTTTTTCGGGTAATCATCAAGTTGAAATTCAAGATACTACCTTAAAGGTAAGAAGATTTATTTCCAATAAAAATATCAGAACAGAAAATGCTGACTTCATCTGTGATGAAACAATAACTTCCATAGCCACATCTGTTGAAGAATTTAAAAAACTATTAAAAGAAAAAACCGACCAAATATGGCTGACAGAAGGGATATTCAAAGTTGATAAACTTTACATTCGTTCAAATCTAATTGGGGAAGGTAAGGATAAAACAAAAATAGTGGCAGAAGAATCAGTGGTGGAAAATGTTACACTTGAATCTTTAACCTTAGAAGCAGAAACTTTCACGGAAAAGGAAAAATTCAAGTCCAAAGATATCAATCTTGCATTTAGAACACTTCTTATTAAAAAAGATTTCCTTGAAAAAGAAGTGGACGATAGATTTTTAAAACATCTTAAAGTGGACAAAGATGGAACTTTGTATGCTTCTGATGGTTATTTCCTTTATGCTTTAAATAAAGCTAAAACTTTAAAATGGAAATTTCCTTTGGAGCATATTAATAGCTCTTTTAAAGTCAAATATCCTGAAAACCTGAAAGTCCTGTTAAAAATCGTATTTAAAGAATGCAAATCTTTTTCTAAACGGAAATTGGAAGAATTAACAAAGAAAATACTTCCAGATGAAAAAGATTCTCTTGAATCCATTATTGGAGATGTGTTTGCGTCAAAAAATACTGAACATATTAAATATCTTTTTAAAAGGTTAAAACAACATAACTTTTATGAACTTGAAATTTCTAAAATTTTTGATTGGGAGACCTGTTTTAAGGATAAAGCCAGAATAAGTATTGGTGATGACGGTACAATCTATATTTTTCCAAGCTCCTATGCTTTTGCTATAAATCCAGATGGTTCTCCTAAGTGGAAAAACAATAGAGAACTTCTTAGAGATTTCTTTTTCTATATTGTTACTAAAGATACAATTTACTATTCAAGCAGATTTCTTCAAACATTGGCACTTAATTTAGACGGTTCTATTAAATGGAAGTTTAAGCACGATAAAGATGAAGAAATCAGAAAGTTGGAAATCGATTCTGAAGGCACTCTTTATGTCGTTACTGAAACATTACTATATGCTGTAAATCCTGACGGTTCCTTAAAATGGAAATTTAGTCCACAATTTCAAGAACCTGAGTTTCATATCTCTTTCACCGGAGATCAAATAATTTCTGAAGATATAATATTTGACTTTAAAATCCTTGAAAAGGATAAAAAGAAAACAATTTATATATGCACAAGAAAATTTCTTTACTCTATAGATTCTACAGGTAGAGTAAACTGGCAGTTTAAGATTGAAAACGGAAAACTTCCCACAAAATTGGAAATAGATAGAAAAAATAACACCGTTTATCTTCTTTCTTTTAATGACGGGATTTATGCTCTTAACTTTGATGGATTACTGAAATGGAGGTTTAAAGAAGAAAGCTCAAAGAGTAATTACTTTGGTACATCCTGGGAATACATGCTACTTGGAAATGATGGAACTGTTTATACAACAGATACATTATCAGTTTACTCTATTGATTCTGAAGGATTTGTAAAATGGAAATTTTCTCCAGGCAAAGAAGATAGTATTGAAAGAATAGGAAAAATAGAGTTTAAAGATGATGGAAAGCTATTCGTTCTCACTAACGACAAACTATACCTTTTAAAAAATGACGGTCATGTAAAATGGGAATTTCAACCTTCAATAAAAGAGCATGAATATCTTCAAAATTTAACAATTTTAAATAAAGATGCCGTGGCAGTTTTGATAAAAAAAGCCAACGAAAGTTCCTATTTATCAGAAAGCTTTGACTCATTTTCAAGCTATGTAATTTATACTGATACTGATTTTTAA
- the cas6 gene encoding CRISPR-associated endoribonuclease Cas6 yields MRLKLTFEAPGGLKLPFHYHYILQGFVLHNISRPLAEFIHSVGYGNGNKVYKLLTFSNLYGKNKVFKREKQIFFPQSFHFYISSYDLNVLSDIVKQLIGARNLNIAGQEVFLSSIESFEESIITERVILKTLSPITVHETINGKTVYYNPYQEKFYQLLIRNLISKYSVITGQAFSDSIEILQIKNSKYRKVITFYKNNFVIEAWKGKFEIKAPLKIIEIALKTGLGARNAQGFGMVAVDKSGEN; encoded by the coding sequence GTGAGATTAAAGCTAACATTTGAAGCACCAGGGGGATTAAAACTTCCTTTCCATTACCATTATATTTTGCAGGGATTTGTTTTGCATAACATTTCTCGCCCTCTGGCAGAGTTTATTCATTCTGTCGGGTATGGGAACGGTAATAAGGTTTACAAACTACTTACTTTTTCTAATTTGTATGGCAAAAACAAGGTTTTTAAAAGAGAGAAACAGATATTTTTTCCACAAAGTTTCCACTTCTATATATCAAGCTACGATTTAAACGTTTTATCAGATATTGTAAAACAGCTAATAGGAGCGAGAAATTTAAACATTGCAGGACAGGAAGTTTTTTTATCTTCTATAGAATCTTTTGAAGAATCTATTATAACGGAAAGAGTAATATTGAAAACACTTTCTCCAATAACAGTTCATGAAACAATAAACGGTAAAACTGTATATTACAATCCATATCAAGAAAAATTCTATCAACTTCTAATAAGAAATTTAATAAGCAAGTATAGTGTTATTACAGGACAAGCTTTTTCTGATAGCATAGAAATTTTGCAGATCAAAAATTCAAAATACAGGAAAGTTATAACTTTTTATAAAAATAACTTCGTGATAGAGGCATGGAAAGGAAAATTTGAAATAAAAGCTCCGTTAAAGATTATAGAAATAGCTCTTAAAACAGGATTGGGAGCTCGTAACGCTCAAGGCTTTGGTATGGTGGCAGTTGATAAAAGTGGGGAGAATTAG
- the cmr1 gene encoding type III-B CRISPR module RAMP protein Cmr1 gives MKKEVKIAFKTLTPLWTGDAEGKSEKLKLTGIIGSLRWWFEALVRGMGYYACDSTSDNKCKVEIKNPGDIGKIHEKMCPVCFLFGATGWKSRFSLNIENDNLKKPYDGKVVVKLNDGNGWHYEAGLMGDATLIFQYDEFYLSKDLNEVFPSILKILLYLIQEYGMLGAKTSMGYGVARFKTADNELSIKDGNWKNFTNYLALFDNKFNPEQINDTERKRKIENNLKNLPNLKDMFFVKFKIDGEFKEILENIKQFYNPENKISEDFNWLITSPVVRKVIRKEIKSQFNSNNDLRHFLMGKVKGKNSTFSAIQVSHVYTNNKKFEFRIYGWLPDKKPIQGKVKDVLNLLSQLFNDVPWKGIYDSRQKKKVSLLPSKVEDGVCWQNSNLKLLDSCKNVKNLFLQEGENQ, from the coding sequence ATGAAAAAAGAAGTAAAAATAGCTTTTAAAACTCTAACACCGCTCTGGACAGGGGATGCAGAAGGTAAAAGTGAAAAATTAAAGCTTACTGGAATTATTGGTTCTTTAAGGTGGTGGTTTGAAGCATTGGTTAGAGGGATGGGATATTATGCATGTGATTCAACTTCCGATAACAAGTGCAAAGTTGAAATAAAAAACCCAGGAGATATTGGCAAAATTCATGAGAAAATGTGCCCTGTATGTTTTCTTTTTGGCGCAACAGGTTGGAAAAGCAGATTTTCATTGAATATAGAAAACGATAATTTGAAAAAGCCTTATGATGGAAAAGTGGTTGTTAAACTCAATGATGGCAATGGGTGGCATTATGAAGCCGGTCTTATGGGAGATGCAACGCTTATTTTTCAGTATGATGAATTCTATTTGTCAAAAGATTTAAATGAAGTATTTCCTTCCATTTTAAAAATTCTTCTTTATTTAATTCAGGAATACGGAATGCTTGGGGCTAAAACTTCTATGGGGTATGGCGTAGCAAGGTTTAAAACTGCTGATAATGAACTTTCAATTAAAGATGGCAATTGGAAGAATTTTACTAATTATTTAGCATTGTTTGATAATAAATTCAATCCTGAACAAATTAATGACACTGAGAGAAAGAGAAAAATTGAAAATAATTTAAAAAATCTTCCTAATCTAAAAGACATGTTTTTTGTGAAATTTAAAATTGATGGAGAATTCAAGGAAATTTTAGAAAATATAAAGCAATTTTATAATCCTGAAAATAAAATTTCTGAAGACTTCAACTGGTTGATAACTTCTCCTGTGGTAAGGAAAGTGATAAGAAAAGAAATAAAATCACAATTTAATTCTAATAATGATTTAAGACACTTTTTAATGGGAAAAGTTAAAGGTAAAAATTCTACTTTTTCGGCAATTCAGGTTTCTCATGTTTACACAAATAACAAGAAATTTGAATTCAGGATTTATGGATGGCTACCTGATAAAAAACCTATTCAAGGCAAGGTGAAAGATGTTTTAAATCTCTTGTCTCAACTCTTCAATGATGTGCCCTGGAAAGGAATATATGACAGTAGGCAAAAAAAGAAAGTTAGCCTTTTGCCGTCAAAAGTTGAAGATGGCGTATGCTGGCAAAATAGCAATTTAAAATTATTGGATAGTTGTAAAAATGTGAAAAACCTATTCCTTCAAGAAGGAGAAAACCAATGA